The Caulifigura coniformis genome includes a region encoding these proteins:
- a CDS encoding DUF1559 domain-containing protein, which translates to MLRRHGFTLIELLVVIAIIAILIALLLPAVQQAREAARRTQCKNNLKQFGLGLHNYHDVHNGFPISGQGGGPTATEGGNSANPRCGWQVYILPFMDQAPLFNQLHFDGPRPGVDYGGVKGSVTRQVLADRDEAGEKQVPYAMCPTDSWPRHVADTTNTPFKTSANWAQSTYTGSIGSSRTPGSAACNPFNVYAESASHADYARSNRANRVSGMFSYYGVFLNIRDVTDGTTNTILMGEVRPDCHSHATYGWWFSNAMGSAHASTVTPINEFNTCRSAPKKVSNPACTALAEYNYSWGFKSMHVGGVQFLLGDGTVRFVSQNVDHTSYQRLGGRADGQVLGEF; encoded by the coding sequence ATGCTTCGGCGTCATGGCTTCACCCTGATTGAACTCCTGGTGGTGATCGCGATCATCGCCATTCTCATCGCCCTGCTGCTGCCCGCCGTCCAGCAGGCCCGCGAAGCGGCCCGACGGACCCAGTGCAAGAATAACCTGAAGCAGTTCGGACTCGGCCTGCACAACTACCACGATGTGCACAACGGCTTCCCCATCAGCGGCCAGGGGGGCGGCCCGACGGCGACGGAAGGAGGTAACTCCGCCAATCCGCGATGCGGCTGGCAGGTCTACATCCTCCCCTTCATGGATCAGGCCCCGCTCTTCAACCAGCTGCACTTCGACGGCCCCAGGCCCGGTGTAGATTACGGCGGCGTCAAAGGAAGCGTGACTCGACAGGTACTCGCCGATCGCGATGAAGCGGGCGAGAAGCAAGTCCCGTACGCCATGTGTCCGACCGACTCCTGGCCCCGACATGTCGCCGACACCACGAACACTCCTTTCAAAACGAGCGCCAACTGGGCCCAGTCCACCTACACGGGCTCAATCGGCTCCTCGCGAACTCCCGGCTCGGCGGCGTGCAATCCGTTCAACGTTTACGCCGAATCGGCCAGCCACGCTGACTACGCGCGCAGCAACCGCGCCAACCGTGTGTCGGGCATGTTCAGCTATTACGGAGTGTTTCTGAACATCCGCGACGTCACCGACGGAACCACCAACACGATCCTGATGGGTGAGGTCCGGCCTGACTGTCATTCGCATGCAACGTACGGCTGGTGGTTCTCGAACGCGATGGGTTCGGCACACGCCTCAACCGTCACGCCGATCAACGAGTTCAACACCTGCAGGAGCGCGCCGAAGAAAGTGTCGAATCCGGCCTGTACCGCCCTCGCCGAATACAACTACTCCTGGGGCTTCAAATCGATGCACGTCGGCGGTGTCCAGTTCCTTCTCGGCGACGGCACCGTCCGCTTCGTCAGCCAGAACGTCGACCATACCAGCTACCAGCGGCTCGGCGGCCGGGCCGATGGACAGGTCCTCGGCGAGTTCTGA